The Corynebacterium vitaeruminis DSM 20294 genome window below encodes:
- a CDS encoding FAD-dependent oxidoreductase, with product MATTVIVGGVAGGMSTAARLRRNDENREIIVFEASGYVSFANCGLPYHVGGVIPERSSLLLQTPESLGARFRIDVRTRHLVTEIDTVNNTVTVENLESGETFTQAYDELVLSPGARPFVPPIPGIERALTLRTVEDVDRIIAALDDSVKNVALIGGGFIGLELAENLIHRGLGVTVIERGPQILAPFDEEMAAIVAGHLEKNKVVIHTNADTTEIGEDSLTLADGTVIPADVVIAAIGVRPDTRLAEAAGLEIGPRGGIKVDEQQRTSVPNVFALGDAAEKTDINSGAAALIPLAQTANRHGRLVADIITGRDTKALPVLGTAIVGLFGLAASATGWNERNARRAGRNVRVIHIHPVNHAGYYPGATQLNLKLVIDADTDAILGAQAVGFEGADKRIDVIATAMRGGLTASDLADLELAYSPQYGSAKDPINLAGMVADNLAQGEKSVQWHELSDDMQLIDVRTVGEYERGHIPGAVNIPVDDLRENLDKIDASRPVVVSCQVGLRGHVATRILSGLGMDVANLDGGYLTYTHGQAARKFAHADQ from the coding sequence ATGGCAACTACCGTCATCGTCGGTGGCGTCGCCGGCGGCATGTCCACCGCCGCGCGCCTTCGCCGCAACGACGAGAACCGCGAGATCATCGTCTTCGAGGCCTCCGGCTACGTATCCTTCGCCAACTGCGGTCTTCCCTACCACGTCGGTGGCGTTATCCCTGAGCGCTCCTCCCTGCTGCTGCAGACGCCGGAGTCGCTCGGCGCCCGGTTCCGCATCGACGTGCGCACCCGCCATCTCGTCACCGAGATCGACACCGTGAACAACACGGTCACCGTGGAAAACCTCGAATCCGGCGAGACCTTCACCCAGGCCTACGACGAGCTGGTCCTATCCCCCGGCGCCCGCCCCTTCGTCCCGCCGATCCCCGGCATCGAGCGCGCGCTGACCCTGCGCACCGTCGAGGACGTGGACCGGATCATCGCCGCGCTTGACGACTCCGTGAAGAACGTCGCGCTCATCGGCGGCGGCTTCATCGGCCTCGAGCTCGCGGAGAACCTCATCCACCGCGGCCTGGGCGTTACCGTCATCGAGCGCGGCCCGCAGATCCTCGCCCCCTTCGACGAGGAGATGGCCGCCATCGTGGCTGGCCACCTTGAGAAGAACAAGGTCGTCATCCACACCAACGCGGACACCACCGAGATCGGCGAGGACTCGCTCACTCTGGCCGACGGCACGGTCATCCCCGCCGACGTGGTCATCGCCGCCATCGGCGTGCGCCCGGACACCCGCCTGGCCGAGGCCGCGGGCCTCGAGATCGGCCCGCGCGGCGGCATCAAGGTCGACGAGCAGCAGCGTACCAGCGTCCCCAACGTCTTCGCACTCGGCGACGCCGCGGAGAAGACCGACATCAACTCCGGCGCCGCGGCGCTCATCCCGCTGGCGCAGACCGCCAACCGCCACGGCCGCCTCGTCGCAGACATCATCACCGGCCGCGATACCAAGGCGCTCCCGGTTCTCGGCACCGCCATCGTGGGCCTGTTCGGCCTGGCGGCCTCCGCCACCGGCTGGAACGAGCGCAACGCGCGCCGCGCGGGCCGCAACGTCCGGGTCATCCACATCCACCCGGTCAACCACGCGGGCTACTACCCGGGCGCCACCCAGCTCAACCTGAAGCTGGTCATCGACGCGGACACCGACGCCATCCTCGGCGCCCAGGCCGTGGGCTTCGAGGGCGCCGACAAGCGCATCGACGTCATCGCCACCGCCATGCGCGGCGGGCTCACCGCCTCCGACCTCGCCGACCTCGAGCTGGCCTACTCCCCGCAGTACGGCTCCGCCAAGGACCCGATCAACCTGGCTGGCATGGTTGCCGACAACCTCGCCCAGGGCGAGAAGTCGGTCCAGTGGCACGAGCTTTCCGACGACATGCAGCTCATCGACGTCCGCACCGTCGGCGAGTACGAGCGCGGCCACATCCCGGGCGCGGTCAACATCCCGGTCGACGACCTGCGCGAGAACCTCGACAAGATCGACGCCTCCCGCCCGGTCGTGGTTAGCTGCCAGGTCGGCCTCCGCGGCCACGTGGCCACCAGGATTCTTTCCGGTTTGGGGATGGATGTTGCTAATCTCGATGGTGGATACCTGACCTACACCCACGGTCAGGCGGCAAGGAAATTCGCCCATGCCGACCAATGA
- a CDS encoding carbohydrate ABC transporter permease, with amino-acid sequence MTRSAETRAPKKPPWKAIALISPALAVLAVVIGYPIIRAIYLSFQSDKHLDPATGVFVKGGFAGFDHYIYWLTQRCMSANGTIGTCPPGVISTDFWPAVGNTFFFTVVTVALETILGMSMALVMNRDFRGRALLRAAVLIPWAIPTAVTAKLWQFIFADKGIINALLPTAVHWTTDPVAARAAVIIADVWKTTPFMALLILAGLQMIPRDAYEAARVDGASTWQQFKWITLPLVKPALMVAILFRTLDALRMYDLPVIMISPSANSPTATVSQLVVEDLRQNNFNSASALSTLIFLMIFAVAFVMIRFLGADVSGNAEKRAMAKAEKKAGRAGRAGRAGRKAPLADKETATVGVDKQGATKR; translated from the coding sequence CTGACACGAAGCGCGGAGACCCGCGCGCCCAAGAAACCCCCGTGGAAGGCCATAGCGCTCATATCGCCTGCGCTCGCGGTGCTGGCGGTGGTGATCGGCTACCCAATCATCCGCGCCATCTACCTGTCCTTCCAATCGGACAAGCACCTCGACCCGGCGACCGGCGTGTTCGTCAAGGGCGGATTCGCCGGCTTCGACCACTACATCTACTGGCTCACCCAGCGCTGCATGTCGGCCAACGGCACCATCGGCACCTGCCCGCCGGGCGTCATCTCCACCGACTTCTGGCCCGCGGTGGGCAACACGTTCTTCTTCACCGTCGTCACCGTCGCGCTCGAGACAATCCTCGGCATGTCGATGGCGCTGGTGATGAACCGCGACTTCCGCGGCCGCGCCCTCCTGCGCGCCGCCGTGCTCATCCCGTGGGCCATCCCGACGGCCGTGACGGCGAAGCTGTGGCAGTTCATCTTCGCTGACAAGGGCATCATCAACGCGCTGCTGCCCACCGCCGTGCACTGGACCACCGACCCCGTCGCCGCCCGCGCCGCGGTCATCATCGCCGACGTGTGGAAGACCACCCCGTTCATGGCGCTGCTCATCCTCGCGGGCCTGCAGATGATCCCACGGGACGCCTACGAGGCGGCGCGGGTCGACGGCGCGAGCACCTGGCAGCAGTTCAAGTGGATCACCCTGCCTTTGGTCAAGCCCGCGCTCATGGTCGCGATCCTGTTCCGCACCCTCGACGCCCTACGAATGTACGACCTGCCGGTCATCATGATCTCCCCGTCCGCCAACTCGCCCACGGCCACCGTCTCCCAGCTGGTGGTCGAGGACCTGCGCCAGAACAACTTCAACTCCGCCTCCGCGCTGTCCACGCTCATCTTCCTCATGATCTTCGCCGTGGCGTTCGTCATGATCCGCTTCCTCGGCGCGGACGTGTCTGGCAACGCGGAAAAGCGCGCGATGGCGAAGGCCGAGAAGAAGGCGGGGCGAGCGGGGCGGGCGGGGCGGGCGGGGCGCAAGGCCCCGCTCGCGGACAAGGAGACCGCCACCGTAGGCGTCGATAAGCAAGGAGCAACGAAGCGATGA
- a CDS encoding carbohydrate ABC transporter permease: MNHKLRAAIGNYIGVVFILLWGLAPFYWMVVTALRDKAYTFDTTPWPTHVTLQNFKDALATDKGNDFLHAIYNSLLIGFFTTLIAVAVGVFTAYALARLDFPGKGFVTGIVLAASMFPGIALVTPLFQLFGGLGWFGTYRALIIPNISFALPLTIYTLVSFFRQLPWELEEAARVDGATPGQAFRLVLLPLAAPALFTTAILSFITTWNEFMLARQLSTNATEPVTVAIARFSGPSAFEFPYASIMAAGALVTIPLIVMVLVFQRRIVSGLTSGSLK, from the coding sequence ATGAATCACAAGCTACGCGCCGCCATCGGCAACTACATCGGCGTCGTCTTCATCCTGCTGTGGGGGCTCGCGCCGTTCTACTGGATGGTTGTCACCGCCCTGCGCGACAAGGCGTACACGTTTGACACGACGCCGTGGCCCACCCACGTCACGCTGCAGAACTTCAAGGACGCGCTGGCGACCGACAAGGGCAACGACTTCCTCCACGCGATCTACAACTCGCTGCTCATCGGCTTTTTCACCACGCTCATCGCGGTCGCGGTCGGCGTGTTCACCGCGTACGCGCTCGCCCGCCTCGACTTCCCCGGCAAGGGTTTTGTCACGGGCATCGTGCTCGCCGCGTCGATGTTCCCCGGCATCGCGCTGGTCACACCGTTGTTCCAGCTGTTCGGCGGCCTGGGCTGGTTTGGCACCTACCGCGCGCTCATCATCCCGAATATCTCGTTCGCGCTGCCGCTGACGATCTACACGCTGGTCAGCTTCTTTAGGCAGCTGCCGTGGGAGCTCGAGGAGGCCGCCCGCGTCGACGGCGCCACCCCCGGCCAGGCCTTCAGGCTCGTGCTCCTGCCGCTGGCCGCACCCGCGCTGTTTACCACGGCGATCCTGTCGTTCATCACCACGTGGAACGAGTTCATGCTCGCCCGCCAGCTGTCCACCAACGCCACCGAGCCGGTCACCGTCGCCATCGCGCGCTTCTCCGGCCCCTCGGCGTTCGAGTTCCCCTACGCCTCCATCATGGCGGCGGGCGCGCTCGTGACGATCCCGCTCATCGTCATGGTGCTGGTCTTCCAGCGTCGCATCGTCTCCGGCCTCACGTCGGGCTCGCTCAAGTAG
- a CDS encoding biotin--[acetyl-CoA-carboxylase] ligase, with amino-acid sequence MTDHLDPRTPLDVAFLRRELVERGPYNQLQHSEETGSTNTDLVAAGHEGAPAWTVFLTEHQVSGRGRMGRRFEAPAGSQLTLSVLIRPPASSVARLGTMSLATGLALVDAVGRETGVGMKWPNDLVHDGRKLCGILAEAVDLGQNPAVVIGLGLNTSLREGELPVAHASSLELEGIPYERNELAVRVLLSLHQRLTQWEQDSPELMRDYLEVCVTLGQEVRAILPGDKELLGTATAVNDEGHLIITDEAGKDHEMAVGDIIHLRQKDQWKY; translated from the coding sequence ATGACCGACCACCTTGACCCGCGCACACCGCTCGATGTCGCGTTCCTTCGCCGCGAGCTCGTCGAGCGCGGCCCGTACAACCAGCTGCAGCACTCCGAGGAGACCGGATCGACCAACACCGACCTCGTCGCCGCGGGGCACGAGGGGGCGCCCGCGTGGACGGTGTTCCTCACCGAGCACCAGGTCTCCGGTCGCGGCCGCATGGGGCGCAGGTTCGAAGCGCCCGCGGGCTCGCAGCTGACCCTCTCGGTGCTTATCCGCCCGCCGGCGAGCTCGGTCGCGCGCCTGGGGACGATGTCGCTCGCCACCGGCTTGGCGCTTGTCGACGCCGTTGGCAGGGAGACCGGCGTGGGCATGAAGTGGCCGAACGACCTGGTCCACGACGGGCGCAAGCTGTGCGGCATCCTCGCCGAGGCCGTCGACCTCGGGCAGAACCCGGCGGTGGTCATCGGGCTGGGGCTTAATACCTCGCTGCGCGAGGGCGAGCTGCCGGTCGCGCACGCCTCCTCCCTCGAGCTCGAGGGCATCCCCTACGAGCGCAACGAGCTGGCCGTGCGCGTGCTCCTCTCCCTCCACCAGCGCCTGACCCAGTGGGAGCAGGACTCGCCGGAGCTCATGCGCGACTACTTAGAGGTGTGTGTGACGCTCGGCCAGGAGGTGCGCGCGATCCTGCCGGGTGACAAGGAGCTGCTCGGCACCGCCACCGCCGTCAACGACGAGGGCCACCTCATCATCACCGACGAGGCGGGCAAGGATCACGAGATGGCCGTGGGGGATATCATCCACCTGCGCCAGAAGGATCAGTGGAAGTACTAG
- a CDS encoding metal-sensitive transcriptional regulator: MQLEPASVKKSITRLKRANGQLAAVIRMLEEGQDCEATVTQLAAVSKAIDKAGYSIIAAGMRQCFSQEGPDAMDAEKMEKLFLSLS; the protein is encoded by the coding sequence ATGCAGCTCGAACCAGCATCTGTGAAGAAGTCGATCACCCGGCTCAAGCGCGCCAACGGACAGCTGGCCGCCGTCATCCGGATGCTGGAAGAGGGCCAGGACTGCGAGGCCACGGTCACCCAGCTGGCCGCGGTGTCCAAGGCCATCGACAAGGCGGGCTACTCCATCATCGCCGCGGGCATGCGGCAGTGCTTCAGCCAGGAGGGCCCCGACGCCATGGACGCGGAGAAGATGGAGAAGCTCTTCCTCTCCTTGAGCTAG
- a CDS encoding LCP family protein, whose product MTDKFRRTRDIQAPPARGPELTQMGTRSLKVFVALLSAIVLVISAMGYFTVGKIGHTVASGNLVLGGAKGNSPDGATDILLVGSDSRTDAQGNPLTQDEIDMLHSGDEESGNTDTIMVIRVPNDGSSATAISIPRDTYIHDSEYGNMKINGVYGAYKDEETNKLTEQGVTDQKKIAEQSSDAGRKGLIKAVSDLTGITVDHYAEIGLLGFVLLTDAVGGVDVCLNQAVDDEYSGANFPAGEQTLNGPQGLAFVRQRHGLPRGDLDRIVRQQAFMASLVNKVLSSGTLTNPSTLADLGDAVTRSVIIDKGWDVMSFATQLQNLAGGNVSFNTIPVTSIDGTGDYGESIVTVNVDEVHKFFDDLLHGRDTSETSTATSEAGSDTATASPSNVDLQVLNATTTSGLAANVASYLKGQGYTVSQTANASEGVYSTSQIVAADPSSAEAIDISNKLGGLPITGNDTLDPGTIIVVTASDYNGPSSSSGTETSTATSVVGQPGADEGEAIVSPKIDAGGDGPRCVN is encoded by the coding sequence ATGACTGACAAGTTCCGACGCACCCGAGACATCCAGGCGCCGCCCGCCCGCGGCCCGGAGCTGACCCAGATGGGTACGCGCTCGCTCAAGGTGTTTGTCGCACTTCTTTCCGCCATCGTCTTGGTGATCAGCGCGATGGGCTACTTCACCGTGGGCAAGATCGGCCACACGGTGGCATCGGGCAACCTCGTGCTCGGCGGCGCAAAGGGCAACTCGCCGGACGGCGCAACCGACATCCTGCTCGTGGGCTCGGACTCGCGCACCGACGCGCAGGGCAACCCGCTCACGCAGGACGAGATCGACATGCTCCACTCCGGCGACGAGGAGTCGGGCAACACCGACACCATCATGGTCATCCGCGTCCCCAACGACGGCTCCTCGGCCACCGCCATCTCCATCCCGCGCGACACCTACATTCACGATTCCGAGTACGGGAACATGAAGATCAACGGCGTCTACGGCGCATATAAGGACGAGGAGACGAACAAGCTCACCGAGCAGGGCGTCACCGACCAGAAGAAGATCGCCGAGCAGTCCAGCGACGCCGGCCGCAAGGGGCTCATCAAGGCGGTCTCCGACCTCACCGGCATCACCGTCGACCACTACGCCGAGATCGGCCTGCTCGGTTTCGTCCTGCTTACCGACGCCGTGGGCGGCGTGGACGTCTGCCTCAACCAAGCCGTGGACGACGAGTATTCGGGCGCCAACTTCCCCGCCGGCGAGCAAACGCTCAACGGCCCGCAGGGCCTGGCCTTCGTGCGCCAGCGCCACGGCCTGCCCCGCGGCGACCTCGACCGCATCGTGCGCCAGCAGGCGTTCATGGCCTCGCTGGTGAACAAGGTGCTCTCCTCCGGTACGCTCACCAACCCGTCGACGCTGGCGGACTTGGGTGACGCCGTGACCCGCTCGGTCATCATCGACAAGGGCTGGGACGTCATGAGCTTCGCCACCCAGCTGCAAAACCTCGCAGGCGGCAACGTCTCCTTCAACACGATCCCGGTGACCTCCATCGACGGCACCGGCGACTACGGCGAGTCGATCGTCACGGTCAACGTCGACGAGGTGCACAAGTTCTTCGACGACCTGCTCCACGGCCGCGACACCAGCGAGACCTCGACCGCCACCAGCGAGGCCGGCTCGGATACCGCCACCGCCTCGCCGAGCAACGTCGACCTCCAGGTCCTCAACGCCACCACCACCTCCGGCCTGGCCGCGAACGTGGCCTCCTACCTCAAGGGCCAGGGGTACACCGTCTCGCAGACGGCGAACGCCTCCGAGGGCGTCTACTCCACCTCGCAGATCGTGGCCGCGGATCCCTCCAGCGCCGAGGCTATCGATATCTCCAACAAGCTCGGCGGGCTCCCGATCACGGGCAACGACACCCTCGACCCGGGCACGATCATCGTGGTCACGGCCAGCGACTACAACGGCCCGAGCTCGTCCTCGGGAACCGAGACGAGTACCGCCACTTCGGTCGTCGGTCAGCCCGGCGCCGACGAGGGCGAGGCCATCGTCTCCCCGAAGATCGACGCCGGCGGCGACGGCCCCCGCTGCGTCAACTAG
- a CDS encoding ABC transporter substrate-binding protein, translating to MSSRLTRKPAVVLAALGIAGTVALAGCSSDSGSSSTSASDSSTTSRGPITFAMGKNDTDKITPIIDKWNEAHPDEKVTLKELAGEADDQRDTLVQSLQAGNSDYDVMALDVVWTADFAANQWLAPLTGDLAVDTSGLLKSTVESATYNGTLYALPQNTNGQLLFRNTELAPTAPNTFSDLANSCASVKEAGKDCLLLQLKQYEGLTVNTAGFIEGWGGHILDDSGAPAVDSTEAKAGLQAMVDAYKDGTIAQTATSATEEETNLAFVGGEVAYAINWPYMYTNAGEDTSAVKGKFEVQPLVGKDGVGVSTLGGYNNGININSKNKATALDFMKFIDNEENQTYFADHSFPPVLASIYDDATLVEKYPYLPALKTSLENAAPRPVSPYYPAITKAIQDNAYAALTSGKSVDDATKDMKAAIENAAK from the coding sequence ATGTCTTCTCGACTCACCCGTAAGCCCGCCGTCGTCCTCGCCGCGCTGGGCATCGCCGGTACCGTCGCGCTCGCGGGCTGCTCCTCCGATTCCGGTTCCTCGTCGACCTCCGCGTCCGACTCGAGCACCACCAGCCGCGGCCCGATCACCTTCGCCATGGGCAAGAACGACACGGACAAGATCACCCCGATCATCGACAAGTGGAACGAGGCCCACCCGGACGAGAAGGTGACCCTGAAGGAGCTGGCCGGTGAGGCCGACGACCAGCGCGACACCCTCGTGCAGTCGCTGCAGGCGGGCAACTCCGACTACGACGTCATGGCGCTCGACGTGGTCTGGACCGCGGACTTCGCCGCCAACCAGTGGCTCGCGCCGCTGACCGGCGACCTCGCCGTGGACACCTCCGGCCTGCTGAAGTCGACCGTCGAGTCCGCCACCTACAACGGCACCCTCTACGCGCTGCCGCAGAACACCAACGGCCAGCTGCTCTTCCGCAACACCGAGCTCGCCCCGACCGCGCCTAACACCTTCAGCGACCTGGCTAATAGCTGCGCCTCGGTCAAGGAGGCTGGCAAGGACTGCCTGCTCCTGCAGCTGAAGCAGTACGAGGGGCTCACCGTCAACACCGCCGGCTTCATCGAGGGCTGGGGCGGCCACATCCTCGACGACTCCGGCGCACCGGCCGTCGACTCCACCGAGGCCAAGGCCGGCCTGCAGGCCATGGTCGACGCCTACAAGGACGGCACCATCGCCCAGACCGCCACCTCCGCCACCGAGGAGGAGACCAACCTCGCCTTCGTCGGCGGCGAGGTCGCCTACGCGATCAACTGGCCGTACATGTACACCAACGCCGGTGAGGACACCTCCGCAGTCAAGGGCAAGTTCGAGGTCCAGCCGCTCGTGGGCAAGGACGGCGTCGGCGTGTCCACCCTCGGCGGTTACAACAACGGCATCAACATCAACTCCAAGAACAAGGCCACCGCGCTGGACTTCATGAAGTTCATCGACAACGAGGAGAACCAGACCTACTTCGCGGACCACTCCTTCCCGCCGGTGCTGGCCTCCATCTACGATGACGCCACCCTCGTCGAGAAGTACCCGTACCTCCCGGCCCTGAAGACCTCCCTGGAGAACGCTGCTCCCCGCCCGGTCAGCCCGTACTACCCGGCCATCACCAAGGCCATCCAGGACAACGCCTACGCCGCCCTGACCTCCGGCAAGAGCGTCGACGACGCCACCAAGGACATGAAGGCCGCCATCGAGAACGCCGCCAAGTAG
- a CDS encoding 5-(carboxyamino)imidazole ribonucleotide synthase: MTTSADAVASAHAAFHDAAHAPGMPIVAVIGDGQLARMMHTEAIELGLSLRVLAGSHDASAAQVTKDVQIGDYTSLDDLRRAVSGAAAMTFDHEHVPTEHLRTLIAEGVNVQPGPDALVNAQDKLVMRKRLRELGAPVPPFAAIESVEDARAFWQAVGGAVCLKARRGGYDGHGVWFPDSEVELVSLVEKLLGAGTPLMAEKKVALVRELSAMVARTPSGETKAWPVVESVQTDGICTQAIAPAPGLGDALQQEVRALAKTIATELGVTGALAVELFETVDVAGQPEIYVNELAMRPHNTGHWTQDGCVTSQFEQHLRAVLDYPLGSTELTAPVTVMANTLGADEDPAMPMPQRMQEVWKRYPEAKIHLYGKGHRPGRKLGHVNVSGTDVEATKKAALDAAYFIVHAQWP, translated from the coding sequence TTGACCACCAGCGCCGATGCCGTCGCCTCGGCGCACGCAGCCTTCCACGACGCGGCCCACGCCCCCGGCATGCCGATCGTCGCCGTCATCGGCGACGGCCAGCTCGCGCGCATGATGCACACCGAGGCCATCGAGCTCGGGCTCTCGCTGCGCGTGCTCGCCGGAAGCCACGACGCCTCCGCCGCGCAGGTGACCAAGGACGTCCAGATCGGCGACTACACCAGCCTCGACGACCTGCGTCGCGCCGTCTCCGGCGCCGCGGCCATGACCTTCGACCACGAGCACGTGCCCACCGAGCACCTGCGCACCCTCATTGCGGAGGGCGTCAACGTTCAGCCGGGCCCCGACGCCCTCGTCAACGCCCAGGACAAGCTGGTCATGCGCAAGCGCCTGCGCGAGCTCGGCGCCCCGGTGCCGCCGTTCGCCGCGATCGAGAGCGTCGAGGACGCCCGCGCCTTCTGGCAGGCCGTCGGCGGTGCCGTGTGCCTCAAGGCCCGCCGCGGCGGCTACGACGGCCACGGCGTGTGGTTCCCCGATTCCGAGGTGGAGCTCGTCTCGCTGGTGGAGAAGCTTCTGGGCGCCGGCACCCCGCTCATGGCGGAGAAGAAGGTCGCGCTCGTTCGCGAGCTGTCCGCCATGGTCGCCCGCACCCCGTCGGGGGAGACGAAGGCCTGGCCGGTGGTCGAGTCGGTCCAGACCGACGGCATCTGCACCCAGGCGATCGCGCCCGCCCCGGGGCTTGGCGACGCCCTCCAGCAGGAGGTGCGCGCGCTGGCGAAGACCATCGCCACCGAGCTGGGTGTGACCGGCGCTCTGGCCGTTGAGCTCTTCGAGACCGTCGACGTCGCGGGCCAGCCGGAAATCTACGTCAACGAGCTGGCCATGCGCCCGCACAACACCGGCCACTGGACCCAGGACGGCTGCGTGACCAGCCAGTTCGAGCAGCACCTGCGCGCGGTTCTCGACTACCCGCTGGGCTCGACCGAGCTGACCGCGCCGGTCACCGTCATGGCCAACACCCTCGGCGCCGACGAGGATCCGGCGATGCCGATGCCGCAGCGCATGCAGGAGGTGTGGAAGCGCTACCCGGAGGCCAAGATTCACCTCTACGGCAAGGGGCACCGCCCCGGCCGCAAGCTCGGGCACGTCAACGTCTCCGGCACGGACGTCGAGGCGACGAAGAAGGCGGCGCTGGACGCGGCCTACTTCATCGTCCATGCGCAGTGGCCTTAA
- a CDS encoding TIGR03089 family protein: MNLLKSVLSADPAAPRLTIYDETAGFRLDFSAQTLDNWAAKVANMLREELDLEEGATVSCALPVSWQAATIVLGAYAAGVDVSFDPSAGEVLFISHDAAGDGDLVAYARSLGATGDVVAVTSDPMGRGVAETGGELGTGVIDFAPTVRFYGDQFFEPGPELADVVPAGATSPGARVLSCGWDSLEGLIAAVLDPIARGGSAVVVRGLAGPERVDKIAEAEKVTERI, translated from the coding sequence ATGAACCTCCTCAAGTCGGTCCTTTCCGCCGATCCCGCAGCCCCTCGGCTGACCATCTACGACGAAACCGCAGGCTTCAGACTCGACTTCTCCGCCCAGACCCTCGACAACTGGGCCGCCAAGGTCGCCAACATGCTGCGCGAGGAGCTCGACCTAGAGGAGGGCGCGACCGTCTCCTGCGCGCTGCCGGTGAGCTGGCAGGCGGCAACCATCGTCCTGGGAGCCTATGCCGCGGGCGTCGACGTGAGCTTCGACCCGAGCGCGGGCGAGGTCCTCTTCATCTCCCACGACGCGGCTGGCGACGGCGACCTCGTCGCCTACGCCCGGTCGCTGGGGGCCACCGGGGACGTCGTCGCGGTCACCAGCGACCCCATGGGCCGCGGCGTGGCGGAGACCGGCGGCGAGCTCGGCACGGGCGTCATCGACTTCGCGCCCACCGTCCGCTTCTACGGCGATCAGTTCTTCGAGCCCGGGCCGGAGCTTGCCGACGTGGTGCCCGCGGGCGCCACCTCCCCCGGCGCGCGCGTTTTGAGCTGCGGCTGGGATTCCCTCGAGGGGCTCATCGCCGCGGTCCTCGACCCGATCGCGCGGGGCGGCTCAGCCGTGGTGGTCAGGGGGCTCGCCGGGCCCGAGCGCGTGGACAAGATCGCGGAGGCGGAGAAGGTCACGGAGCGGATCTAG
- a CDS encoding YdcF family protein, which yields MHEAILVLGARIKPPSQAARRAHEEETGIADYRGPLPGAVLASRCEKALELARGTDATVVVSGRGEARAMAWWLFSHGLDPARILLEYDATSTNENLENAARLVPGAHLTVVTSDFHKLRTLAWAWHLGIPVTVVSALTPSPFRQRAFLREVFALPHSLLRIAYRRLKHSLA from the coding sequence GTGCACGAGGCCATCCTCGTCCTCGGCGCGCGGATCAAGCCCCCCTCGCAGGCAGCACGCCGCGCCCACGAGGAGGAGACGGGGATCGCAGACTACCGGGGCCCGCTGCCGGGTGCGGTCCTGGCCTCCCGCTGCGAGAAGGCCCTCGAGCTCGCGCGCGGCACCGACGCGACCGTGGTGGTCTCGGGCAGGGGAGAGGCCCGCGCGATGGCGTGGTGGCTGTTTTCTCACGGGCTCGACCCCGCGCGCATCCTGCTCGAATACGACGCCACCTCGACGAACGAGAACCTCGAAAACGCCGCCCGGCTCGTTCCCGGCGCGCACCTGACGGTGGTGACCAGCGACTTTCACAAGCTGCGCACGCTGGCCTGGGCGTGGCACCTAGGCATTCCGGTCACGGTCGTGAGCGCTTTGACCCCCTCGCCGTTTCGCCAGCGCGCCTTCCTCCGCGAGGTCTTCGCGCTGCCGCACTCGCTTTTGCGCATTGCTTATCGACGGCTAAAGCACAGCTTGGCCTAG
- the purE gene encoding 5-(carboxyamino)imidazole ribonucleotide mutase, which produces MQPLVGLIMGSDSDWPTVKPAAEVLAEFGVPFEVGVVSAHRTPEKMLSYAKGAHTRGLKAIIACAGGAAHLPGMVAAATPLPVIGIPRALKELDGMDSLLSIVQMPGGVPVATVSIGGAKNAGLLAVRILSAGDPALVDKMVAYQDNMRREVEAKDEKLRQSLMGE; this is translated from the coding sequence ATGCAGCCACTGGTTGGACTCATCATGGGATCAGACTCGGACTGGCCCACCGTCAAGCCGGCCGCCGAGGTGCTCGCGGAGTTCGGCGTGCCGTTCGAGGTCGGCGTGGTGTCCGCGCACCGCACGCCGGAGAAGATGCTGAGCTACGCCAAGGGCGCGCACACCCGCGGGCTCAAGGCGATCATCGCCTGCGCTGGCGGCGCCGCCCACCTGCCGGGCATGGTCGCCGCGGCGACCCCGCTGCCGGTCATCGGCATCCCCCGCGCGCTGAAGGAGCTCGACGGCATGGACTCGCTGCTGTCCATCGTGCAGATGCCCGGCGGCGTGCCGGTGGCGACCGTGTCCATCGGCGGCGCGAAGAACGCCGGGCTGCTCGCCGTGCGCATCCTGAGCGCCGGTGACCCGGCCCTCGTGGACAAGATGGTCGCGTATCAAGACAATATGCGCCGCGAGGTTGAGGCTAAGGACGAGAAGCTGCGCCAGAGCCTCATGGGCGAATAG